The Misgurnus anguillicaudatus chromosome 12, ASM2758022v2, whole genome shotgun sequence region CGAACCCAAATGACTCCATTAAAGGCGCGCACTTGTCCCGGACAGCCTCACAGAGCCATCGGCATGGATATAAGGGTCTCTCCAGGCATACGGGCGCAAAGAGCGAGCACAGTAACAATTGCGTGCTTGGGTGACAGGCTTTGTGTACCAGAGGAACCCAGCCGCTTGCTTGCTGCTTCACATCCGATATGCTTTCGTGATCCAGTAAATTGGGAAGCATCATTTTGTTGTAGCCCACATCATAACATAATCGCAGGTCCTCGGGAATGTCCATACACGCTGGGGTTTTGCCGTTACCGTGGATCTCCATATCCAGTTTCCAATTGAAGTCATCATCGTACTCGGCAGCTTTAAGCGAAGGGAGGAGAACCAAAACGATCCACAGGTTGGGGATAAAGTTCTTCATTGCACGGGGAACAAAATAGTCAATCACTGCCTGTGTTGCACTGCACTGTTAAGAAGTAAAAAGGCTCGTGATGAGAGATCCGCGCACTGCTGTTCGGGTGCGAGCGCGACAGTAAATGAACGCGCTCGAAAGAACCAACACCGCACGCGCATTTTGGCTTGGCAAACTGTGAAGAGATTGCTCAATTATTTTCGGGAAGCAAAACTAAAAAGTTTAACCCCTAGTGGGTATTCATAAAGATCTTTAGACATGTGTGAGCACGTGTCACCTCAGAGATTGTTTAATGcttatgttatatattttgcgCATTAGCCTCTGCTAAAACTGTGAATGCAAAGAGCTCATCAACAGTGTCACtagatattaaacatttaacccaataaaatgtttacaaaaattgcTCATTTGCCCAGATTATCACTTTATCAGTAACCACATTCATGCGATCATATAAAGTTGAATCTAAATCATTCAATGCACATATAAAACAAGCCAATCCCTGTTTCCAatattttgtcataaatttgTGGCTTCCCACCATTcaacataaaattacatgaGCAATTTTGTCTTTGTTGTACCCTGTTTTATTTACAACCACATTGGTAGAAGCAGTAAAAACTGACATCCAAATGTAACGCTTTTAAAGGTTAATGCCTAAAGTGAAAATGAAAATGTGCATGGTCTTTGTCACTGGTGCATCTGTAAAATGTCTGATCCAGTTCTATAAAAGTTTCACAGCTTGATATATAGTGTTTGTCATGTTGGTCAAACCGAGCCAGAAGGCTCTTCTGCTACGACACATTATTTACAATGGATAATGAAGCATCTGCGATTTTTGGCTTAGTTTTTGCAACTGGGATGCAGATGCTTGTGAGATATCCAGTGCTGCTTGATATGTGCTGTTCACACTCATCTAATAGCTTTTAACCTCAGTcattataagaaacattacagcTGATCCCTGGTCAGTGAATTACTCCCAGAGTTTTGCAGCTGTGTGCTGGCTTTCACAATCACAGATTTTAAGAATTTCAATGAAGTGTTATCTGAATAAAGACTTTGTCATGTCACATCATCACTTATTATTAGGCAGTGTAGGagtgtttttgaattacagtacATTTAGATTTTTGTCAGGATGAATTGGCCCTTCATGTTTCACACTATGCAAATGAAAAATTAAGGGAAAGTCAGTGGTGTTATGCTGACATCCACCTCTCCTGTGAGAGCATCTGCACTAAGAAGCTTAGAGATATAAATGGAAGTCATTCAAAGTTTTATGAAGTCTCCACTTATGTTGGAATCAGATTTTTTCCCACAGATTTCTTTTTGACAGTACTCAAATTAATTAGACATTTTCTATTTTGCAAATGGAAATAAAATTGGATAACACATAAGATATCTTTTTATGCTTCTTTTTTGGACCAAGTGTTCTGGTGGTATTTGATACAGGCTTATGTAGTTTTGGGAAAGCTATTGTACATTGAGGGGAAATCACTGGTGTTGAACTGACATGTATCCCTCCTCTGAGACCACCCGTTGTAAGAAGCTTAGAGATATAAATGAGATTCATTCAAAGTAGTCTCCACTCATGTGTTTGCTGaaatcagatttaaaaaaaaaaagatatggGCTTACATGGTTTGGGGCTCTATTATACACAAACTGTGTAACTGATATaaaagaggaataattgacaccGGCCCCTTGAACTATTTGAAAACACTGCACACCCGCGGTGCAaccattgcaccttgggtgtgcattattttcttataattcaatgtcCCGTCGTCAATTATCCTTAAGTAACAAAACAGAATTTCTGTATTATACTGAAacagcactgaaaaaaaaatattcattcaatttactaacaTTTTTTAAGGCAAGTGGTCGCAACCAATCCATTCAAgccacatttaaacaaaaaaattagaaatacaaaacaaaacataaaacctTTTAGCttgaataaattgattgcaaccacttaccttaaaaaattgagtacaTTGAATTAATCTTTTTTTCATATTGTATCTTGCTGACTTTGTAGATCACTTAGATTACTTTATATCCAGAAAATATTACTTTATACGCAGTAAATTCTTCGAAAATTCATTGATACAACATTAACTGCAGGGTTTTGACCATATTGGCTTCTTTAGGTCAAGCTGTATTTCACAATGCATGCACATCAAAATGGCACTTCATTTAGCAATCCCAATTTTTTAGGTatctgtcagaaaaaaatggtcccaagatCCCAAATCAaagggcagtaccctttaaaaggcCCTAATAATCATTAAGGTACAGATATGCGGTGGAAGCCGGCGACTTCTTTTTGCtagggcgcacgatgcaaagttcgtcacaacatgtatgtagcccgtcatgtgtgtggttcgtcatttcaaaatatgtgatcTGCCCGTCAAGTGatcttatgtgcatcacgtgttttatcaaaataagtgcctgctgcagatgtgtCTAAcgggtttacgataaaagagacgcttgtgtttgccagatactcacataatctcatgcgtaatcagagtttactgttaagtgagtgtcttgcgtgtattttgtgaacgtgagcgtctcttttatcataaacggtcttgacgcgtgtgcagcaggcacttattttgacaaaacacgtgatgcacaagGTTCACAtaacgcaacaaacacatattttgaaaacacgagcaacatacatgacactccaaacacttattttgaatttgcacccctcggaagagaagtcaccagcgGCCACTGCAGATAGCCTATGTATACAGGTACCATTACCTTTGAATTATATGTactctctttggtaccaatatgtgccTCTCAGGTAtcaactctttaggtgcaaagtgATCATtttattctgacagtgtacaaaataaaaatgaataattaaagactgaatataaaaacaattaaaatgtgaGTATAGTTGGGATAGCTCACAAGGTATGCAATCtaaaagagcacctatttcattgctaaaaacaatgttattttgtgtatttggtataatacaatgtttatggtttaaaaaaacagattattttctacataccgtacatttttgtagctccagatttcactctctttctgaaacgcacagatttgaaaagcgctgggTCCTGATTGGCCAACTAATCTttacgttgtgattggcttgaatacctctgacgtcagccgaaaatgtgatgctttttaccatgtttgaaagattcggtcacaatgcaatgctaacaggagttaatttacaggctaaagtgggaggaattatgataaatGTCGGTCTTTCTTACATCATCAATccaaggaagtaaactgttgcgtacaatccgtgtgtttgttgtagtccaagaaaagagatttacgttgcagacgataactcgcgtcattgtttactttggggtatgtaccttttgtaTATCGTTAATGGTACACACTTactgtaaaatcatgaattggacgataggtgctctttaacttcTTAAACAGCACTTGTAGGGAggagttcaaatgatttaaaacaaaatgttttacagaCACAACTTTGCATGATTGTTAGATTCTGGTTTTAATTACAGTGCTAAAGTTACCTCAGTTGAAACTTTTAGGAAAACTTTGGCTGATCATAAAGGCCACATGTGGAGGGAACAAACtttgaaacaaataaacaaatgcaGAAAAAAAGCAGATGAAGTTCAATTTTGTAGTAAAGTAAATACAGATAAAGTGATGTGTGGTTATCCTCTACATCAAAAATAACACTTTTacaatttttgtaaaaatgaaaCATTACTGCAGTCCCTTACAAATATGCGTTTAATCATGTGATTGACATAATATTGTAACATCATAACATTGTCAGTGTATGAAAAAAACACTGCAGGTTGCAATCATATTTAATGTACTAAAACATTCCAAAAATATCTCAAAGGAGGTGAGTAATGGTAAATATTGAATGCTGGAGCCCATTTTGTATCATAAAATATTTACTAGGTAGGTGTCTCTTTAGAGATTGCATAaaacagctgtgagtgattcCCTGCTGAATGTCACCTAGAAGTAAAATTTGGATTTCAAATATGAAGACATGAGAATTAACGCAGTGCTGTAGGCTTTACTGCTTTagctgtaagcattttaaagaAGGCTCCGATTGCTTTTCAGATCTTAGTACCAGCTGGACCATTACAGGGCTGCTTTTGGGaattaaaaacatacttttCCATGTTCTCATTCCATTTCCTGATTTCCAAAATGTTGTGACAGTATTGTCTGAATGCTGGCAAACAAATACCTCTTTACTATCTAAAGTATGTGGTGAGATCATCtctgtttttaattaatttagtcTGTCATTACTTTCAGATTTAAATTATACGGTGCTAGTATCTAGCACCTCTCTGTTTATTTTAGGGGAAACAAAAATGATACAAGCTTTTGCTACATATTTCCAAGTTACACGTTATATAACTCCtgtttttaaattctttttgaGACATTATAATATGATGAGTGTAATTGCGTCCTCTCTCTTTCCTaacatttaatgtaatttaacacaGCCTTACTTTTGTATACGAGTGAGTACAGAACTTGACCACCTACCTTTACCCTACTGAAATAAAAGCAAGGTTTAATTGGCCATGTGTGCACCCCTCCATTGGACTCCATCTTCAGCCATACCCCTAAAGGGGttattatagttgtgcgtatgTCTAACCAATGAAAACACTTACTGAGGTCAAATTGCAGCTCACACCTATAATGGTCTCTGTGGGTCTCTACTGCTAATGTGTGGAAACCAATAGAGCCCCATTAAATCCTACTAagtcccaaaacacactacataaaacaattttgtaatAGATTTACTGTTAAACAGCCGAtggcatgttaaaatgaaataaattacaattactattgtttttttattatttttacagtatattattTGAATTAGCATTCTCGCCAAGTTATGATAACAGTATGATTTAGTGAAATAAGTGACAGGCTAATTTCAAACTGCGTTTATGTGTtatcaaaacagttttaaaggGGTGATagtgtgaaaatctgacttttttcatgtttaagtgctaataTTGGGTTCCCCTGtgattctatcaacctagaaaatgtaaaaaacatcaacccagtaacttagttttggtaaaccattctctgcacgCACGCgagaattttgtaaaaatgtaaaacgacttcagtagaatttcactttaaacataagtagtgaattgttactttcaaCCCCACCTGCATTGACGAAAGTGACACACAGGCGgatcaaaagtaacacaacaaaacaagatagattattgtgttattaaatttgatcttattaaatatacatgactatgaccttgttaatatgtaactgcaaacatattttgtaatttatctttgcaaaaaataatgaaattacattagggtggccattcgtgccagttccgtcGGACACGTccaaacatgttttcgggttcgttctccagaagtcgcgttggtcgaccgcatacgtcatcaaggtttaatatttcgggtttaatttcagcaaagcaaccgttacatttcaaggtaagaatgaaactacaatgattgcatgtcttaaaagaaataaatcttaattttctaatgtattttaactgaaatgtgagaacctcgatgacgtatgcggtcgagcgaTGCGACTTccagagaacgaacccgaaaacacgTTCGGGACGCGTCCGGCGGAACCGGCACGCATGGCCACCCTAaatcacattttaattttaaatttcagttttatcaaatgtttcaaaagcaaccaacagtgcaagcttaaattgttgagaataaaaaaaaattcttgtaaCAAGTGTTATTTTTGTCCCAACAGcaactcctgacatttaaacccgatttacttttattttgaaaaactctgagaaatcaaacttcaggatgtgttagagcactaaataacctgtagattggtCAGTACTTTAACGCATGAAACGaaaaacacaacgcgttataagaaaaaaatgaccgTTTGAGGAATTTAcctatcatggttgaaaacacctttatGGACCTACACGCGGaaaacggtgagtaaataacgcgatatttgtcagctctatCAAGGGTAGTGTCatagatgctgtcatagtttgggatgcaaatgttatcagggctcggagaaaatcgcgttgttactttcgtccagcGTTTGCCCTGGTTCTCCCCTACAAAGTGgcgattttaacatgctataataatttttttgtggcgtattttgagctaaaacttcacatatgcactctggggacaccaaagacttatttttcatctttaaaaaatctcataatatgacccctttaagtaacGCAAAACGAATCCGTGTCGATGAAactatttgagtgtttttaagaaattaataaaatacatttttttcagaATTTAACAGTATTGCAAAAAccttgacatttttatttttaggacATTATTTAACGAAACGCGGAATTCACAAACAAGGCAAAGGTTTCTGCCGGACTGTATTTTCAGGAGTACAGGAGGTTGAACAACAGGAAGTGGAGCAGCAGCCACTATGGCGGAGGTACGAAGATcgaaaataaaacaacattttgtcACCTATTTCCTCacgtttatttgtttatttgcttttttaagTACAGAAGTAAAACGTTATATTAAACTAACCTTTATTCTTATAAATGATAGATTTATTTATCTGTGTTAGCGTTCCTCTAGTGTCCGTCAAATATAATTCTCGACGTCGATCATTAACTTTCGCAATATCCAGTTTTCATTTGACTTTATATCAGTGTGTTTATATTAAATTCAAGCACAGTCCTGATTTTAAACGAGATGTGTGTTGTCGACAGATTTGAGTGgtattaatttgatatatttggcTGTGATATACGGGCGTTTGTGTctgtttactgtatgtgtttatgCGTATTGTAATGACTAAGTATCATGTTTGTTTATACAGACGCACAGCTTGCAAGACCTACGGCAAGCCGCCGTCGCCTCCAAGGTTTTTGTTCAGAGAGATTACACCTCTGGCACCATCTGCAAGTTTCAGACCAAGTTTCCATCAGAGCTGGAAAGCAGGGTGTGTAAAGACTGATCTTTCTGATAGCCAGTATAATAAGACACAGCACTGGTACAATAGTATATGCCCActttttaattgaattaatatgTAAATGCTAAATTACACTACAAATGGCTATGGCTTGGTCACTATTTTCTCATTTGACAATTATGTTAGAGAACTTTTGAATCTGAGGAATTATTGAGAtgtacactccacttttttatcTCTGAATTACATGCATGTTTGTATATACCTTAATAATGTAGATCTACACATAGtttatttttacatgtttttgacAGATTGATAAGCAACAGTTTGAAGAGACCATGCAGACGCTGAATAATCTGTATGCCGAGGCAGAGAAACTGGGTGGAAGGTCATATATGGAGGGCTGTCTGGCCTGCCTCACTGCGTACACAATCTTTCTCTGCATGGAGACCCATTATGAAAAGGTACATTTGCGTGTACAAGGATTATATTTCATGATAAATTTACACTTATCTGCATCCTTATTTATGTATCTgtaatgtgttattttattcaGGTGCTGAAAAAGATCGCCAAGTACATCCAGGAGCAGAATGAGAAGATATATGCTCCCCTTGGGCTTCTCTTGACTGACCCTATAGAGAGAGGACTCAGAGTTGTATCCTTTTTGTATACATATGTCTATTAAAAAGTGTTAATATTTTCCAAATATGTGGTAGCACAATTACTTTTGTAAagcttcatctgtgatatttcAATCATTCtacttaaataaataatgttttttacagGAGTACTTTTGATCAAATGGTGACTTGGTAATGGAAAATCCTGGTTTATTTTCTTAACTCAAATTTTAAAGGTGGAGATTACTATTTTTGAGGATAGAAGTATTGGCTCAAGATAAAACACACCCAAGGTAAGCGTTATTCCCTAATGATTTTTCGAAACAATTGAACTTATTGAACCAAACCACataccataatttttttatttacaggaTCATGTGTGGAACGTGATTATTGGTCTGCTGGACTCAGTACCTGCTTCTCCATCCCAAAATGTCCTTACCCCGTTGCTTTAAATGTAGATAGTGTATGCT contains the following coding sequences:
- the golga7 gene encoding golgin subfamily A member 7, giving the protein MAETHSLQDLRQAAVASKVFVQRDYTSGTICKFQTKFPSELESRIDKQQFEETMQTLNNLYAEAEKLGGRSYMEGCLACLTAYTIFLCMETHYEKVLKKIAKYIQEQNEKIYAPLGLLLTDPIERGLRVVEITIFEDRSIGSR